Proteins encoded within one genomic window of Candidatus Binatia bacterium:
- the mmsB gene encoding 3-hydroxyisobutyrate dehydrogenase has product MTDEVLRLGVVGLGNIGGAIAKNLLEDGYPVSVHDIDPLRVAALSSSGARAAASVAELGREAEITFLSLPTPQVVDAVATEWLEGSREGSVLVDLSTNAPASVRALGARVAARGRCFLEAPLTGGAPGAQARLLVFMVGGEVSVYERCRPILERLGRAVFHVGPLGLGNVAKLVNSLMAFAATWCSLEGLAVAAKAGLDLRTMVEIVRASGAGNVFIDRMVEGINERGRPASFSLRLAAKDAGLLLELGRELGVPLHAFAQISQAFVAAVGAGLGERDFTDIVELAEAQSGARLELPPARGRQTA; this is encoded by the coding sequence ATGACGGACGAAGTGCTCCGGCTCGGTGTGGTCGGCCTCGGGAACATCGGCGGGGCGATCGCGAAAAACCTCCTGGAAGACGGCTACCCCGTCTCCGTCCACGACATCGATCCCCTGAGGGTCGCGGCGCTCTCCTCCAGCGGCGCGCGCGCGGCCGCGAGCGTGGCCGAACTGGGGCGGGAAGCCGAGATCACGTTCCTCTCCCTTCCGACGCCCCAGGTCGTCGATGCCGTGGCCACCGAATGGCTCGAGGGCTCCCGGGAGGGATCCGTGCTCGTCGACCTGAGTACGAACGCGCCTGCGTCGGTGCGGGCCCTGGGCGCGCGGGTGGCCGCCCGAGGGCGCTGCTTCCTCGAGGCGCCTCTCACCGGCGGTGCCCCGGGGGCGCAGGCACGGCTTCTCGTTTTCATGGTCGGCGGCGAGGTCTCGGTGTACGAGCGCTGCCGGCCGATTCTCGAGCGCCTGGGTCGCGCCGTGTTCCACGTAGGCCCCCTCGGGCTCGGCAACGTGGCCAAGCTCGTCAACAGCCTCATGGCGTTCGCGGCGACCTGGTGCTCGCTCGAGGGGCTCGCCGTGGCCGCCAAGGCCGGGCTCGACCTCCGAACCATGGTGGAGATCGTGCGGGCGTCGGGGGCCGGGAACGTGTTCATCGACCGGATGGTGGAAGGGATCAACGAGAGGGGGCGGCCCGCCTCCTTTTCGCTTCGTCTGGCCGCCAAGGATGCAGGTCTGCTTCTCGAGCTCGGCCGGGAGCTCGGCGTGCCGCTGCACGCCTTTGCACAGATCTCCCAGGCGTTTGTCGCCGCTGTGGGTGCGGGGCTCGGCGAGCGGGACTTCACCGACATCGTCGAGCTCGCCGAGGCGCAGAGCGGGGCCCGCCTCGAGCTTCCCCCCGCTCGGGGACGGCAAACGGCATAG
- the hupB gene encoding DNA-binding protein HU-beta: MAKAMTKSQLLEKLAKATNLSKKDVDRVIQSLVNTIVSSVRKGEPVKIPGLGTWKKVKTKARMGRNPQTGEPIKIPARTKARFTVAKAFKEQVLK; the protein is encoded by the coding sequence ATGGCCAAAGCAATGACCAAGTCGCAGCTTCTGGAAAAACTCGCCAAGGCGACGAACCTTTCGAAAAAAGACGTCGATCGGGTGATTCAGTCGCTCGTCAACACGATCGTGAGCTCCGTTCGCAAGGGGGAGCCCGTCAAGATCCCCGGGCTCGGTACGTGGAAGAAGGTGAAAACCAAGGCACGCATGGGCCGGAATCCGCAAACCGGAGAGCCCATCAAGATTCCCGCACGCACGAAAGCTCGTTTCACCGTCGCCAAGGCTTTCAAGGAGCAGGTTCTCAAGTAA
- a CDS encoding N-acetyltransferase, whose product MPRLSPAKAPEVLVSQRLLLRRPRASDAMAIFVRYASDPEVTRYLSWPRHRSVADTRRFLAWSRKQWLRWPCGPYLVFGRRGEELLGGTGLTFESENEASTGYVLARDAWGFGYATEALEVMIDLASWLGLVRLLAFCHPDHKASQRVLEKCGFACEGRLEGRCEFPNLSPGKSTDVLAYCRPLR is encoded by the coding sequence TTGCCCCGACTCTCGCCCGCAAAAGCGCCGGAGGTCCTGGTCTCGCAGCGACTCCTGCTTCGCCGCCCTCGCGCTTCGGACGCGATGGCGATTTTCGTTCGCTATGCGAGCGACCCGGAGGTCACCCGATATCTCTCCTGGCCGCGCCACCGCTCCGTGGCGGACACGCGCAGGTTTCTCGCCTGGAGCCGGAAGCAGTGGCTCCGTTGGCCGTGCGGTCCTTACCTCGTCTTCGGCCGCCGCGGCGAAGAGCTCCTCGGTGGAACCGGCCTCACGTTCGAGAGCGAGAACGAGGCGTCGACGGGCTACGTACTGGCCCGGGACGCCTGGGGCTTCGGGTACGCGACCGAGGCACTCGAGGTCATGATCGACCTGGCATCCTGGCTCGGTCTCGTGCGCCTTCTCGCTTTCTGCCACCCGGACCACAAGGCCTCGCAGCGAGTGCTCGAGAAATGCGGCTTCGCTTGCGAGGGAAGGCTCGAAGGCCGGTGCGAATTTCCGAATCTCTCGCCGGGAAAGTCGACCGACGTCCTCGCCTACTGCCGCCCTCTCCGATGA
- the lnt gene encoding apolipoprotein N-acyltransferase produces the protein MTTSGVPLWRRSAPLSGVLLAAALYTAACPPYERWVAAWAVPGLLFLAAAGLGPRKAFGAGVLFAFVIGYGITYWAPDATLKYFDAGPWAAWAFALAVWFAYGGLTYGPLLFAYAVLHDRVSSGLRPLVGACLWAGAELLRSRLFTGMPWELLGHTQYSNLVLIQIADLGGVYAVSFVVAFTSLSLVEVFTGSNRGRWRSRALRHVAPAVGLLVFTVAYGRHCARFRMAETAALPSGRTVAVVGADVPNAWRWDPARLRRVVDRYGNLTTIALARSPDLVVWPENAVSFYLDREPALREELGGLVAPVSGALLTGAPRSDGGNRAYNSAYLLGPGGTILDTYDKRRLVPFAEYNPFWRRRSRDGQPAEFAPGGSARPLRWNGVLLGVSICYEILFPHLVRDSVRQGAELLVNISNDSWMDSGDGGASRQHFSMAVFRAVETRRYLVRASSGGISGFVTPYGEIRSLLRPDGPGVAVGKVEPRRDLTVYVRWGDAWLLLALAGLLPGASWPGLRGTA, from the coding sequence ATGACAACCTCGGGCGTCCCGCTGTGGAGGCGGTCGGCACCGCTTTCCGGGGTCCTCCTGGCCGCTGCGCTCTACACGGCCGCGTGCCCTCCCTACGAACGGTGGGTTGCCGCGTGGGCCGTGCCGGGACTTCTCTTCCTCGCAGCGGCAGGCCTGGGCCCTCGCAAGGCTTTCGGCGCCGGAGTGCTTTTCGCGTTCGTGATCGGGTACGGGATTACGTACTGGGCCCCCGATGCGACGCTCAAATATTTCGACGCCGGACCGTGGGCTGCCTGGGCCTTCGCTCTTGCCGTCTGGTTCGCGTACGGGGGCCTCACCTACGGGCCGCTGCTCTTCGCTTATGCCGTTCTCCACGATCGGGTCTCGTCCGGGCTGCGTCCTCTGGTCGGCGCTTGCCTCTGGGCCGGGGCGGAACTCCTCCGCTCGCGACTGTTCACGGGCATGCCCTGGGAACTCCTGGGCCACACGCAGTACTCGAATCTCGTCTTGATCCAAATCGCCGACCTGGGCGGCGTGTACGCCGTTTCCTTCGTGGTCGCCTTCACGAGCCTCTCGCTCGTCGAAGTGTTCACGGGAAGCAATCGCGGGAGATGGCGGTCCCGCGCTTTGCGGCACGTCGCCCCCGCGGTGGGGCTTCTCGTGTTCACCGTCGCTTACGGCCGGCACTGCGCCCGGTTCCGGATGGCGGAAACCGCTGCCTTGCCTTCCGGGCGAACCGTTGCCGTCGTCGGGGCCGACGTGCCGAATGCCTGGCGGTGGGATCCTGCACGGCTGCGGCGGGTCGTCGACAGGTACGGAAATCTCACGACGATCGCCCTCGCACGTTCCCCCGACCTGGTCGTCTGGCCCGAGAATGCGGTGAGTTTCTACCTGGACCGAGAGCCCGCCCTTCGGGAGGAGCTCGGCGGTCTGGTGGCACCCGTCTCCGGCGCGCTTCTTACCGGTGCGCCACGGTCGGACGGGGGAAACCGCGCCTACAACTCCGCGTACCTCCTGGGTCCGGGCGGGACGATTCTCGACACCTACGACAAGCGACGCCTCGTTCCGTTCGCCGAGTACAATCCCTTCTGGCGGCGCCGGTCCCGCGACGGACAGCCGGCCGAGTTCGCTCCGGGTGGCAGCGCCCGCCCGCTTCGCTGGAACGGCGTCCTGCTCGGTGTCTCGATTTGCTACGAGATCCTCTTCCCGCACCTCGTGCGAGATTCGGTGAGGCAGGGGGCGGAGCTCCTGGTCAACATCTCGAACGATTCCTGGATGGATTCCGGGGACGGCGGGGCCTCCCGACAGCACTTTTCCATGGCCGTTTTCCGAGCCGTGGAAACCCGCCGCTACCTGGTCCGTGCGTCTTCCGGGGGCATTTCCGGATTCGTGACACCGTACGGCGAGATTCGTTCGCTCCTTCGGCCGGACGGCCCCGGCGTCGCAGTCGGAAAAGTCGAACCGCGGCGGGACCTCACGGTTTACGTCCGCTGGGGTGATGCCTGGCTTCTTCTCGCCCTGGCCGGACTTCTCCCGGGCGCTTCGTGGCCGGGTCTGCGAGGCACGGCATGA
- a CDS encoding hypothetical protein (possible pseudo, internal stop codon) encodes MARKSRPSPSGHTILVVDDQEEVLLSVRKLLEREGHRVLTAESGPIALELFHEHDIHLLLVDYFMPRMTGEQLIREIRRFDPYVQIILQTGYAGEKPARRMMAELDIQGYHDKADGPDKLLLWVDSALKAHRLLAEIRERERLQRELVANVSHEFRTPLNIILGYVDLLQEGAYGSLPESTRAPLGSIRKAVGNLTELVCDFLSYAKAEAGVVQSDPDWVETAEVARELARLGNFLLEGKDVRFTLDVTGAPSRLYTDAVKLRTILRNLVSNAAKFTAEGEVSLRIRAENGRVRFAVEDTGPGIPADKMEIVFEPFRQIDGSSTRQHGGIGLGLALSRKLARILGGDIEASSEPGRGSVFALVLPVPAGELGTPVATVECGAVASAEAVVS; translated from the coding sequence ATGGCGAGAAAATCCCGTCCCTCTCCCAGTGGTCACACGATCCTGGTCGTCGACGACCAGGAGGAAGTCCTGCTTTCGGTCCGAAAACTTCTCGAGCGTGAAGGGCACCGCGTGCTCACCGCCGAGAGCGGTCCGATCGCCCTCGAACTCTTCCACGAACACGACATTCACCTGCTTCTGGTCGACTACTTCATGCCGCGGATGACGGGCGAGCAGCTCATCCGGGAAATCCGGCGCTTCGACCCCTACGTGCAGATCATCCTGCAGACCGGCTATGCGGGCGAGAAGCCCGCCAGGCGGATGATGGCCGAGCTCGACATCCAGGGGTACCACGACAAGGCCGACGGTCCGGACAAGCTTCTCCTCTGGGTGGACTCGGCGCTCAAGGCCCACCGATTGCTCGCGGAGATCCGCGAGCGAGAACGGCTGCAGAGAGAGCTCGTGGCCAACGTGTCCCACGAGTTCCGGACCCCGCTGAACATCATCCTCGGTTACGTCGATCTTCTGCAGGAAGGAGCTTACGGGTCGCTCCCCGAATCCACGCGTGCCCCCCTCGGGTCGATCCGCAAAGCGGTCGGGAACCTGACGGAGCTCGTGTGCGACTTTCTGAGCTACGCCAAGGCGGAAGCGGGGGTCGTCCAGTCCGATCCGGACTGGGTCGAGACCGCGGAAGTCGCGCGAGAGCTCGCGCGTCTCGGGAATTTTCTGCTCGAGGGAAAGGACGTGAGGTTCACCCTCGACGTGACGGGGGCGCCGAGTCGACTCTACACCGACGCCGTCAAGCTCCGAACCATTTTGCGCAATCTGGTGAGCAACGCGGCCAAGTTCACGGCCGAAGGCGAGGTTTCGCTTCGGATCCGGGCGGAGAACGGGCGAGTTCGTTTCGCCGTCGAGGACACCGGACCTGGAATCCCCGCGGACAAGATGGAGATCGTGTTCGAACCGTTCCGGCAAATCGACGGTTCTTCGACGCGGCAACACGGGGGTATCGGTCTCGGCCTGGCTCTTTCCCGCAAGCTCGCGCGGATCCTCGGCGGTGACATCGAAGCTTCGAGCGAGCCGGGCCGCGGGTCCGTTTTCGCGCTCGTGCTTCCGGTGCCCGCGGGCGAGCTCGGCACGCCGGTGGCGACCGTCGAGTGCGGGGCCGTGGCGTCCGCCGAGGCGGTAGTCTCGTAG
- a CDS encoding DNA-binding response regulator — MTRILVADDHAMFREMLKIALPRSGPFEVVGEAGDGTAATEAAKRLRPDVVLLDYRMPATRDFTAVVRAIRSEAGAPEVLVLSGLASPRIAHSALEGGAKGYALKSTPLAVLADAIQAVARGRVWVDPRLPANVAEAFGTLQAPEDNERDAGALGALTPREREVLAWVASGISNDEVARKLRIRTCTVETHLARVFAKLAVRSRLAAAMVYLGKATPALDLRPESEGHGGILRPRG, encoded by the coding sequence ATGACTCGCATCCTCGTCGCCGACGACCACGCCATGTTCCGCGAGATGCTCAAGATCGCTCTGCCGCGCAGCGGGCCTTTCGAGGTCGTGGGCGAAGCCGGGGACGGAACGGCAGCCACGGAGGCAGCGAAAAGACTTCGACCCGACGTCGTCCTTCTCGACTACCGGATGCCCGCGACCCGGGATTTCACGGCGGTGGTCCGAGCCATTCGTAGCGAGGCCGGAGCCCCGGAGGTTCTCGTGCTGTCCGGCCTGGCCAGTCCCCGGATCGCACACTCCGCTCTCGAAGGCGGCGCCAAAGGCTACGCGCTGAAGAGCACGCCACTTGCGGTCCTCGCCGATGCCATCCAAGCCGTGGCCCGGGGGAGAGTCTGGGTCGATCCCCGACTGCCGGCGAACGTGGCCGAAGCCTTCGGAACGCTCCAGGCGCCGGAAGACAACGAGCGCGATGCGGGCGCGCTCGGGGCACTCACCCCCCGCGAACGCGAGGTGCTCGCCTGGGTCGCGTCCGGGATCAGTAACGACGAAGTGGCGCGAAAGCTCCGGATCCGGACCTGCACGGTCGAAACCCACCTGGCCAGGGTTTTCGCCAAACTTGCCGTCCGAAGCCGGCTCGCCGCGGCGATGGTCTACCTCGGAAAGGCGACCCCTGCTCTCGATCTCCGGCCCGAGTCCGAGGGACACGGCGGGATCCTCCGACCGAGAGGGTAA
- the vapC gene encoding ribonuclease VapC, giving the protein MRLLLDTHVWIWSLLEPTRLGRRALSALRNRRSELWLSPVSTWEFLILVERGRVQIDAPPEDWLRDAMERAPLREAPLTHEIALASRSVDLPHDDPADRFLAATARVLDLTLVTADRRMMRSRSFSVLPAN; this is encoded by the coding sequence ATGAGGCTTCTCCTCGACACCCACGTGTGGATCTGGAGCTTGCTCGAGCCGACCCGTCTCGGGCGCCGCGCGCTCTCGGCGCTGCGGAATCGAAGGTCCGAACTCTGGCTTTCTCCCGTCAGTACGTGGGAGTTCCTGATCCTGGTCGAGAGGGGGCGGGTACAGATCGACGCCCCACCCGAGGACTGGCTGCGGGATGCGATGGAGCGTGCCCCGTTGCGAGAGGCTCCGCTCACGCACGAAATCGCGCTAGCGAGTCGTTCGGTCGACCTGCCCCACGACGACCCGGCGGACCGGTTCCTCGCCGCCACGGCGCGAGTGCTCGACCTTACGCTGGTGACGGCCGACAGGCGCATGATGCGCTCTCGCTCGTTTTCCGTCCTCCCCGCGAACTGA